Below is a genomic region from Caulobacter sp. FWC26.
TCATCAATGTGGCGTCCACGGCGGGATGGCAGGGCTCGCGCGGCAACGGAACCATCGCCCACAACGCCACCAAGGGCGGTGTGGTGGCGATGACCCGGCAGATGGCGCTGGAGGGCGCCGCGGTCGGCATCCGCGCCAACAGCATCAGCCCCGGCTTCGTCGTCACGCCGGGAACGCGCGCCTTTGTCGAAAACCCCACCGTCCGCGCCCAGCTGACCGCCAATATTCCGCTCGGCCGTCCAGGCGAGCCGGAGGATATCGTCGGCATGGCCGCCTTCCTGGCCACCGACGAGGCGGCCTTCATCACCGGTGCGGACATCATCATCGATGGCGGCACGACCGCCTGTTAGCCAAGCGAAAAGACGAGGAACTGGACCATGGATATCCGGGGTATCGGCTATCTGGGCTTTGAAAGCCCCAACATCGAGGCCTGGCGCAGCTACGGACCCGAAGTCCTGGGTCTGGCCATCGCGCCCTCGCCGGAGGACGAGCCGGACGCGCTCTATCTGAAGATGGACGATCGGCGCTATCGTTTCGCCTTCCAGCCTGGGCCGATCGACAAGCTGGCCTATATCGGCTGGGAATGCGTCAACCGGATCGCGTTCGAAAAGGCCGTCAAGAAGCTCCAGGACGCGGGCATCGTCGTGGAGCAGGGCGGCGATGACCTCAAGGTTCGCCGCGGGGTGCGCGATGTGGTCCGGTTCAAGGATCCCGTGGGCTATCAGTACGAGCTGTTCTACGGCCAGAAGGGCGAGCCTGGCTCGTTTGTGCCGGGCCGTCGCCATGGCGGCTTCAACACCTACGGCCGGGGCTTTGGCCATGTCGTGGTGATGACCCCGGAATATGGCCCGGAGCTGGACGACTTCCTGATCAATATCATGGGCTTCCAATGGTATGGATCGGGCGCGGGCAAGGGCCGGACCGGGTTCTATCGCGCCGGGCTCAACAACCTGACCAGCCACGACATCGGCTATGGCCACGCCCCCGGTCGGATGGGCATCCAGCACATCGGCCTGTTGACCGGCGATCTTCGTGATGTCGGCGAAACCTGGGACATCGTCAACAAG
It encodes:
- a CDS encoding VOC family protein; its protein translation is MDIRGIGYLGFESPNIEAWRSYGPEVLGLAIAPSPEDEPDALYLKMDDRRYRFAFQPGPIDKLAYIGWECVNRIAFEKAVKKLQDAGIVVEQGGDDLKVRRGVRDVVRFKDPVGYQYELFYGQKGEPGSFVPGRRHGGFNTYGRGFGHVVVMTPEYGPELDDFLINIMGFQWYGSGAGKGRTGFYRAGLNNLTSHDIGYGHAPGRMGIQHIGLLTGDLRDVGETWDIVNKRQIQVQMTLGQHTQDPHFSFYHFSPSGFAVEVIAETHPWPGDPFELNAERLSYWGHQLVGPILGTTIRTPEELR